From the genome of Aeromonas hydrophila subsp. hydrophila ATCC 7966:
GGTAAACAGCGGCTGACCGACCTGGCTCGGCAGCAGGGCCGCCACCAGCATCAGGCCGGCCAGCGACAGCGGCTGCCAATATTTGGTGAGCAGGGTCTGCAGCGGGCCGCGCTCACGGCTGGGCTCCTGCTTGCCGCTGCGCTCGCCCTTGAGCTGGAAGCCGGCGGCCAGCACGGCGGCGGTAACGGGATCGGGGGAGAGGCCGGGGGCCAGATCCACCACCAGCTTCTCGGTGGCAAACAGCACGCGGGCCTGTTGCACGCCGCTCACCCGGCTGACGGCGGTCTCTATCTTGCGGGCGCAGCTGGGGCAGTCCATCCCCAGCACCTGCCAGCTGTGGCGGCGGCTGTTCTGCTCGGGGGCGTCCAGCGGGGGTTCTGCCGCGACGGCATGCTCATGGTGGTCGTGCTCCCCGTCATGGGCATGCCGGGCATGGGCGGGCGGTGGAGTGGCGCAACAACCCCCTCTGGGGGGCTCTTCCCCCTCGGGAGCGCCGCTGGCGGCATGATCCTGATGATCATGGGGGGCCTGACTCGCGCAACAGCTGACCGGTGCGGCCTGGTCGCAGCAGTGGCTGTCGTGCTGGTGCTCGGCCTGGGGCGCAGCGCTCTTGCTGACGGCCTTGATGGGGGCGGCGGCGTGTTGATGGCTGCAGCAGGATTTGCTCATGATGAGTCCCTCTTGGATGGATCCCGCCGGTGCGAGATCTTCGATAACTGAGCCGAGTGTAAACCTTGGTGTTAAGTCCAAGGTCAAGCCCCTTTCTCCCGCTCCTCGCAACAGGCTGCCGGCAGAGGTGATATCCCTGTGGTTGACGGGTGTTTGTCCCCGCCCGGCAGGCCTATACTGGAGGGCCTGATCCTCCCTCGATAATCAAGGACATAACATGAGCAATTCCGTTACCCTGCAAGGCAATCCCGTTTCCGTCGCCGGTCACTTCCCGGTCGCTGGCGAGCAGGCCAAGCCGTTCTCCCTGGTGGCCAAGGATCTCTCCGATCTGACCCTGGTGAGCTTCGCCGGCCAGCGCAAGATCCTGAACATCTTCCCGAGCGTCGATACCCCGACCTGCGCCACTTCCGTGCGCAAGTTCAACGAGCAGGCCAGCGCGCTGAACAACGCCGTGGTGCTGTGCATCTCCGCCGACCTGCCGTTCGCCCAGTCCCGCTTCTGCGGCGCCGAAGGGCTGGACAAGGTAGTGACCCTCTCCACCCTGCGTGGTGCCGCCTTCCTGCAAGACTACGGCGTGGCCTTCTCCTCCGGCCCGCTGGTGGGTCTGGCTGCCCGTGCCATCGTGGTGTTGGATGAAGAGAACAAGGTGCTGCACAGCGAGCTGGTGGCCGAAGTCGCCGACGAGCCGAACTACGCCACCGCCCTGGCCGTACTGTAAACAGGCAGACTGACAACAATCCCGCCGGGGCATGGCCCCGGCGGGATTTTTTTATGGAACAGTCAGGGGGCTTTGGTCGCGTCTTTGGCGGGTAGTGGCTCCGGGTGGGGTTGCCACTCGACATAGGGGCGGTGCAGCCTTGAGTAGATCTCTGCCAGCTTGCCGGAGGCGGCGAGCCTCTCGATCGCCTCGCCGAGGAAGCGATCCACCTCGTCGCCGGTAGGCCCCTTGGCGATGATGAAGACATCCTCGAAATCCCCCAGGTGTTCCCGGTGAATGTTGGTCAGTTTGAGCTGGCGCAGCATCAGGTCGGCCTCCTCCTGGGCCCAGATGAAGGCGTCGATGCGGCCGCGCGACAGCTTGCGCAGGGACTGCTCTATGCTCATCGACCGTTGCAGCGGAATGGGCAGAAAGCCGGGGGTCGCCTCGATCAGCAGATCCCGTTTGGTGGGTACTATGCCGTAGGCCATGTCGGGGGTGATGAGGTGGTCGGTATTGCTGTAGAGCACGTGGGTGACCTTGCCGAAGCTGCGAGTGCTGAAGCGATAGGGCAGCAGGTCGGCATCCTGCAGATTGCGGATGGCGGGCAGGCTGAAATCGGCGGTGCCGGCGATCACCCCGGCCATGGCCCGGGCGAGGGGGTAGATGGTGATCCGGATGCTCACCTCGGGGTAGAGATCATCGATGGCGCGCACCAGATCGACGAAGGGGCCGGTCTTGTCGGCGTTGATGAGCCCCGGCAGCTCGCCGAGGTGGGCGTTGAGGATGCGTACCGGCTTGGCGGCGGGGGCGGCCGCCGTGTCGGCGCGGGAGAGGCTGAGGCTGGTTAGCCCCGTCAGGCACAGCAGCAACAACAGCAGCAGAGAGGGATGTCTGGTCATGGTCTGGTCACGTCCCCGGGGGAGGTTCCTGAAGTGTAGTCAGGCCCGCTTTGCGCATGGCGGGCCGGGAGTGGGCCCGTGGCCGCGATGGATGGGATTTTACTTATGGTCGGCCGCTCACTAGACTTCGCCCCCACCTCCCTATTCTGTCGATAGCTGCGTAGCCCCATGACTTTTGATGAACTTGCCCTCGCCCCCGCCCTGCTGGCGACCCTGCCCGCCGACCTCAAGTGCCCGACCCGGGTGCAGCAACTGGCCATTCCCGCCGCGCTGGCGGGTCGGGATCTGCTGGCGCTGGCCCGCACCGGCAGCGGCAAGACCCTGGCGTTCGGGCTGCCGCTGCTGCAGCGCCTCGATCCGGCCAGCGATCGGGTGCAGGGGCTGGTGCTGGTACCGACCCGCGAGCTGGCGGTGCAGGTGAGCGAGGCGCTGCAGGGGCCGGCCGCCGGGCTGGGTCTGCGACTGGTGACCCTGTGCGGCGGGGTGGCGCAGGCGCTGCAACAGGCCGAACTGGCGCTGGGGCCGCAACTGCTGGTGGCGACCCCGGGGCGACTGCGGGACCTGCTGGCCCAGCAACTGCTGGGACTGAGCCAGCTGCGCCATCTGGTGCTGGACGAGGCGGACCGGCTGCTGGAGATGGGCTTCTGGCCCGACATCCAGTGGCTGCTGAATGCCATGCCGGTCGAGCGTCAGACCCTGCTGTTCTCGGCCACCTTGCCGGCCGAGCTGGATGCGCTGGCGACCGGTCTGCTGACCGAGCCGGTGCGGGTGGAGGCGGATCCTCGCAACAGCGTGGCCGACGACATCGAGGAGCGCCTCTATCTGGTCAACAAGAGCAGCAAGGTGCCGGCGCTCATCAGCCTGCTCAAGGCCCACGAGTGGCCGCAGGTGCTGGTCTTCATCAGCGCACGGGACGACGCAGACGGGGTGGCCCGCAAGCTGGCCAAGGCGGGCATCACGGTGGCGGCCCTGCACGGCGAGAAGGAACAGGCGGTGCGCGAGCAGGCGCTCGGTGACTTCAAGGCGGGCAAGGTGCGAGTGCTGGTGGCCACCGATCTGATGGCGCGCGGCATTCACGTGGAGGCGCTGCCGCTGGTGATCAACCTGGACTTGCCCGCCAGCGCCCCCGTCTACGTGCACCGCATCGGCCGTACCGCCCGGGCCGGACGCAGCGGGCTCGCCATCTCGCTCACCTGCCATGGCGAGGCCGACACCCTGGCGGCGATCCGCACCCTCACCGGCCGCGAGCTGCCGCTGGCCGAGCTCGCCGGTTTCCCGGTCACCGATCAGCCAGCCAGCGGGGAGGGCAAGCGCGCCCCCCGTGACAAGCAGGCCAATCGTCGCACCCAGGCCAAACGCAGCGTCAAACAGTTCAAGAGCAAGGGCTAGGGCAAGCCTGACCCAAGATGGACTGCCCGCTTGGGCAGTACCAAAGGACGCCCGTTTCACTATGCTCCATGGGTTCAACCACGGAGGGATAGGCAATGGCGAGTCTGGTGATGGGGCCCCTGCTGGGGCTCGAAGCGGAGACGCAATACAGCATCTGTTTTTTGGCGGGGCCTGACTGCAAGGGCGCCGGGGTCAGGATCAACGGCAGCCTGCTGGCCGCCGGCAAGCAGGCGGATACCCCCAGGGGCGGCTTCTGGCGGGTCAGCTGGACGGCGACTCCGGCCGAGGCGGGTTCGAGTGTGGAGTACCAGATCCTGCTGGACGGGGAGCCCGCCCGGGATCTGGCCGGTGAGGATCGCTGGCAGTTTCATCTGCCTGGGTCGGCGGAGCGGGTACGCATCGGGTACGCCTCCTGCAATGGTTTTTCCGACTTCAAGCTGCTCACCTCTACCCCGCAGCCCTATGTGATGTGGGACAAGCTGGACGCCGAGCACGCCACGCACCCCTTCTCGCTGCTGCTGATGGGGGGCGATCAGGTCTATGCCGACTCCCTCTGGACCACGGTGCCCAGCCTCAAGGCCTGGAACGAGCTGGACATGGCGGAGAAGGTCAAACGCAAGGCCACTCGCACCATGGAGGAGCAGCTCGATCGCTTCTACTGCGATCTCTACTGCAAGCAGTGGGGGCGGCCCGAGGTGGCGCGCCTTCTGGCCCGGATCCCGAGCGCCATGATGTGGGATGACCACGACATCTTCGACGGCTGGGGCAGCTATCCCGAGTCGCCAGACAATCTGCAGGGCTGCGATGTCTACCGGGTCATCTATGCCGCCGCGTCCCGCTATTTCCGGCTGTTCCAGCTGCGCTCCGTTGCCAACGTCTCCCTGCTGGATCCGGTCAAGCTGGGCCACCACTCCTGGCGGCTGAGTTTTCGGGGCTACCAGATCCTGGCGCTGGACAACCGGGCCAATCGGACCCGCGCCCAGGTGATGAGCCCGTCCCAGTGGGATCAGATCAACGA
Proteins encoded in this window:
- a CDS encoding DEAD/DEAH box helicase — protein: MTFDELALAPALLATLPADLKCPTRVQQLAIPAALAGRDLLALARTGSGKTLAFGLPLLQRLDPASDRVQGLVLVPTRELAVQVSEALQGPAAGLGLRLVTLCGGVAQALQQAELALGPQLLVATPGRLRDLLAQQLLGLSQLRHLVLDEADRLLEMGFWPDIQWLLNAMPVERQTLLFSATLPAELDALATGLLTEPVRVEADPRNSVADDIEERLYLVNKSSKVPALISLLKAHEWPQVLVFISARDDADGVARKLAKAGITVAALHGEKEQAVREQALGDFKAGKVRVLVATDLMARGIHVEALPLVINLDLPASAPVYVHRIGRTARAGRSGLAISLTCHGEADTLAAIRTLTGRELPLAELAGFPVTDQPASGEGKRAPRDKQANRRTQAKRSVKQFKSKG
- the tpx gene encoding thiol peroxidase, translating into MSNSVTLQGNPVSVAGHFPVAGEQAKPFSLVAKDLSDLTLVSFAGQRKILNIFPSVDTPTCATSVRKFNEQASALNNAVVLCISADLPFAQSRFCGAEGLDKVVTLSTLRGAAFLQDYGVAFSSGPLVGLAARAIVVLDEENKVLHSELVAEVADEPNYATALAVL
- a CDS encoding alkaline phosphatase D family protein; this encodes MASLVMGPLLGLEAETQYSICFLAGPDCKGAGVRINGSLLAAGKQADTPRGGFWRVSWTATPAEAGSSVEYQILLDGEPARDLAGEDRWQFHLPGSAERVRIGYASCNGFSDFKLLTSTPQPYVMWDKLDAEHATHPFSLLLMGGDQVYADSLWTTVPSLKAWNELDMAEKVKRKATRTMEEQLDRFYCDLYCKQWGRPEVARLLARIPSAMMWDDHDIFDGWGSYPESPDNLQGCDVYRVIYAAASRYFRLFQLRSVANVSLLDPVKLGHHSWRLSFRGYQILALDNRANRTRAQVMSPSQWDQINDALAACDAGHLLVLAGVPVVYRDFSFTEAALDATPWEEELTDDLKDHWRAKDHQGERARLIMRLLDNARIRRQKDAGCKTLILSGDVHVGCLGVIQDKRDGVLNVHQLVSSGIVHPCPTQFQWMGILAMTNDDAEYLDENRLIRAELIKPFGAPVYLRTRNFATLLMGTDNKLWANWHCENGLAASYPLA
- a CDS encoding type 2 periplasmic-binding domain-containing protein: MTRHPSLLLLLLLCLTGLTSLSLSRADTAAAPAAKPVRILNAHLGELPGLINADKTGPFVDLVRAIDDLYPEVSIRITIYPLARAMAGVIAGTADFSLPAIRNLQDADLLPYRFSTRSFGKVTHVLYSNTDHLITPDMAYGIVPTKRDLLIEATPGFLPIPLQRSMSIEQSLRKLSRGRIDAFIWAQEEADLMLRQLKLTNIHREHLGDFEDVFIIAKGPTGDEVDRFLGEAIERLAASGKLAEIYSRLHRPYVEWQPHPEPLPAKDATKAP